A genomic window from bacterium includes:
- a CDS encoding enoyl-CoA hydratase family protein codes for MAIDIEIKDGVGELIINAPPVNALDNAGWKEFAAKMTALGQNEDVNCVVIRAIGKGFQCGVDVKELAADGSLIVELNRGCYDSFAAVYDCPVPTISAVNGFCIGGGLGIAGASDFIIAADDSTYCLPEIDRGALGAATHLMRMVGVQKARRMLYTCETIDAQELFSLGGCTEVVPAAELEARAREVASQIAGKSGKALRLGKQALNGIELLEPKTSYRYEQGFTLELYTTPDSQEARDAFVEKREAQF; via the coding sequence ATGGCGATCGACATCGAGATCAAGGACGGCGTAGGCGAGCTGATCATCAACGCACCGCCCGTCAACGCCCTCGACAATGCGGGCTGGAAGGAGTTCGCGGCGAAGATGACCGCCCTCGGTCAGAACGAGGACGTGAACTGCGTCGTGATCCGGGCAATCGGCAAGGGCTTCCAGTGCGGCGTCGACGTCAAGGAGCTCGCCGCGGACGGCAGCCTGATCGTCGAGCTGAATCGCGGCTGCTACGACAGCTTCGCCGCGGTCTACGACTGCCCGGTCCCGACGATCTCGGCCGTGAACGGCTTCTGTATCGGCGGCGGCCTCGGGATCGCCGGCGCGTCGGACTTCATCATCGCTGCCGACGACTCCACCTACTGCCTGCCCGAGATCGACCGAGGCGCCCTCGGCGCCGCGACCCACCTCATGCGCATGGTCGGCGTCCAGAAGGCGCGTCGCATGCTCTACACCTGCGAGACGATCGACGCCCAGGAGCTCTTCTCCCTCGGCGGCTGCACGGAGGTCGTCCCCGCCGCCGAGCTGGAAGCCCGCGCCCGCGAGGTGGCGAGTCAGATCGCCGGCAAGAGCGGCAAGGCGCTCCGCCTCGGAAAGCAGGCGCTCAACGGAATCGAGCTCCTCGAGCCCAAGACCTCCTACCGCTACGAGCAGGGCTTCACGCTCGAGCTCTATACCACGCCCGA